In one Lolium rigidum isolate FL_2022 chromosome 3, APGP_CSIRO_Lrig_0.1, whole genome shotgun sequence genomic region, the following are encoded:
- the LOC124697848 gene encoding BTB/POZ and MATH domain-containing protein 2-like yields MGAAPSVPDGGDATAVTGSASDISKVSATHEFTICEYSRTKGMGIGKSILSQYFSVDGRRWFMRFYPDGYSRNDAAWVALYVQTLYKPQFRAVRAEFTFQLLGANGEVRHTRRSDRACKFDTFCNSWGIRRFISRAQLEAAALAAVHNDSITVRCTVVVHKEQAKNLPVPRPMLADQLPSVHAQNAIRFYASGKAPFDVRFLVGGEVVDAHKMVLAAQSPWFESLLYGPEPKNLVDVGGGGVVSAEALRGVIHFIYNDELPPAVTSNKRTAQSRYGATLGLYTAADYYHMDRLKMMCAITLGGCINQNTVHQIAEYAKAYSCKELDQACKNFADRRGVMLLPRIEVIQRLISRGGGASQFKKRIKNDVAGPSTTTSQQAAL; encoded by the coding sequence ATGGGTGCCGCCCCCTCCGTACCTGACGGCGGCGACGCCACGGCCGTGACGGGATCCGCGAGCGACATCTCCAAGGTGAGCGCCACGCACGAGTTCACGATCTGTGAATATAGCCGCACCAAAGGCATGGGCATCGGCAAGTCGATCCTCTCGCAGTACTTCTCCGTCGACGGCCGCCGGTGGTTCATGCGCTTCTACCCTGACGGCTACAGCAGGAACGACGCCGCATGGGTCGCCTTGTACGTGCAGACGCTCTACAAGCCGCAGTTCCGCGCCGTGCGCGCCGAGTTCACCTTCCAGCTCCTCGGCGCCAACGGCGAGGTCCGCCACACGCGCCGCTCCGACCGGGCCTGCAAGTTCGACACCTTCTGCAACAGCTGGGGCATCCGCCGCTTCATCAGCCGGGCCCAGCTCGaggccgccgcgctcgccgccgtgCACAACGACTCCATCACCGTGCGCTGCACCGTCGTGGTCCACAAGGAGCAGGCCAAGAACCTCCCCGTCCCGCGCCCGATGCTCGCCGACCAGCTGCCGTCGGTCCACGCGCAGAACGCCATCAGGTTCTACGCCAGCGGGAAGGCACCCTTCGACGTGCGGTTCCTCGTGGGCGGCGAGGTCGTCGATGCGCACAAGATGGTTTTGGCCGCGCAGTCGCCCTGGTTCGAGAGCCTCCTCTACGGCCCCGAACCCAAGAACCTCgtcgacgtcggcggcggcggcgtggtcagCGCCGAGGCCCTCCGCGGCGTGATCCACTTCATCTACAACGACGAGCTCCCGCCCGCCGTGACCTCCAACAAGAGGACCGCCCAGAGCCGGTACGGGGCGACGCTGGGGCTGTACACTGCCGCCGACTACTACCACATGGACAGGCTCAAGATGATGTGCGCCATCACGCTCGGCGGCTGCATCAACCAGAACACGGTACACCAGATCGCCGAGTACGCCAAGGCCTACTCCTGCAAGGAGCTCGACCAGGCGTGCAAGAACTTCGCGGACCGCAGAGGAGTGATGCTGCTGCCCAGGATAGAGGTGATACAGAGATTGATATCCCGTGGTGGCGGCGCTTCTCAGTTCAAGAAGAGGATCAAGAACGACGTCGCCGGTCCCTCCACGACGACGAGCCAACAGGCCGCTCTCTGA
- the LOC124701041 gene encoding zinc finger protein ZAT5-like, with translation MGAGMKRAREEEPVSLALALSTDSTSSTTSGAAPMAARKRARRGRVVATSGEGDFVCKTCGRAFTSFQALGGHRTSHLRGRHDLELGVGVAKAIRASKRREDDPSHECHTCGLGFETGQALGGHMRRHREEVEFSGGGAGADQWVWRSFGLPDHEVVGHAAHRPPVLLELFV, from the coding sequence ATGGGTGCCGGGATGAAGCGCGCGCGGGAGGAGGAGCCCGTGTCGCTGGCGCTGGCGCTGAGCACGGACTCCACGTCCTCCACGACGTCCGGTGCGGCGCCCATGGCGGCCAGGAAGAGGGCGCGGCGGGGGAGGGTGGTGGCGACGTCCGGGGAGGGCGACTTCGTGTGCAAGACCTGCGGCCGCGCCTTCACGTCGTTCCAGGCGCTCGGCGGGCACAGGACCAGCCACCTCCGCGGCCGCCACGACCTCGAGCTCGGCGTCGGCGTCGCGAAAGCCATCAGGGCGAGTAAACGGCGGGAGGATGATCCGTCGCACGAGTGCCACACCTGCGGGCTCGGCTTCGAGACGGGCCAGGCTCTCGGAGGACACATGAGGCGACACCGCGAGGAGGTGGAGTTCAGCGGTGGTGGTGCCGGCGCCGACCAGTGGGTCTGGCGCAGCTTCGGGTTGCCGGATCACGAGGTGGTGGGGCACGCTGCCCACCGACCGCCCGTCTTGCTCGAGTTGTTCGTCTAG
- the LOC124701042 gene encoding protein SODIUM POTASSIUM ROOT DEFECTIVE 2-like, translating into MAPLLFKDMRSLSCSSPASTAICPSLERQPMVRPHKAAASPLCQVPTEPRTHRQDGNKKGQHHKAVVDNGELVSPAGSSRYLLSGCASGAGAGEIQEVVAAAVVPVAPVGDVTRPREEPAADVKNANTEEQVVVLKVSLHCKACAGKVKKHLSKMEGVRTFSIDFAAKKVTVVGDVTPLGVLTSVSKVKNAQIWAQPPPQPAIAA; encoded by the exons ATGGCTCCCTTGCTGTTCAAGGACATGCGAAGCCTGTCGTGCTCGTCGCCGGCGTCCACCGCCATATGCCCGAGCCTGGAGCGGCAGCCGATGGTCCGGCCACACAAGGCCGCCGCCAGCCCGCTTTGCCAGGTTCCCACGGAGCCCAGAACCCACAGGCAAGATGGCAATAAGAAGGGGCAGCACCACAAGGCTGTCGTTGATAATGGCGAGCTCGTCAGCCCTGCCGGATCGTCCAGGTACCTGCTGAGCGGCTGTGCCAgcggcgccggtgccggggagatccaggaggtggtggcggcggcggttgtCCCTGTCGCCCCGGTTGGTGATGTCACAAGGCCAAGGGAGGAGCCAGCTGCTGATGTGAAGAACGCCAACACGGAGGAGCAG GTAGTTGTTCTGAAGGTGTCCCTGCATTGCAAGGCATGCGCGGGCAAGGTGAAGAAGCACCTCTCCAAGATGGAAG GGGTGAGGACGTTCAGCATCGACTTCGCGGCGAAGAAGGTGACGGTGGTCGGCGACGTGACCCCGCTCGGCGTCCTCACAAGCGTCTCCAAGGTCAAGAACGCCCAGATCTGggcgcagccgccgccgcagcccgccATCGCCGCCTAG